From Streptomyces fungicidicus, one genomic window encodes:
- a CDS encoding PepSY domain-containing protein produces MKRNIVIAVVTAAALVGGGTATALAVSGDDDRGASVARAEARAGDDDGRDDDRDDRNEDRDDRDDRGEDRSDDRGDDRDERAVSGDVTAAEALAAALKHTPGTAVAAELDDGAWEVDVLGDDDGWHSVQVDPGSGKVLGASADDEDDAREVRAALKGSSVTAGEAARAAAGKGVVTSVELDDDDRGWEAETRASGGGERDWRVDLGSGKVTADRGDSDDD; encoded by the coding sequence ATGAAGCGCAACATCGTGATCGCCGTCGTCACGGCCGCGGCTCTGGTCGGGGGCGGTACCGCCACGGCCCTCGCGGTCTCGGGGGACGACGACCGGGGGGCATCGGTGGCGCGGGCGGAGGCCCGGGCGGGGGACGACGACGGACGGGACGACGACCGGGACGACCGGAACGAGGACCGCGACGACCGGGACGACCGGGGTGAAGACCGGAGCGACGACCGGGGTGACGACCGCGACGAGCGCGCCGTCTCCGGTGACGTGACCGCCGCCGAAGCACTCGCCGCGGCGCTGAAGCACACGCCGGGCACGGCCGTCGCCGCCGAACTGGACGACGGGGCCTGGGAGGTCGACGTCCTCGGGGACGACGACGGCTGGCACAGCGTGCAGGTCGACCCTGGCAGCGGGAAGGTGCTGGGGGCCTCGGCGGACGACGAGGACGACGCCCGCGAGGTGCGGGCCGCGCTGAAGGGTTCTTCGGTGACCGCCGGAGAGGCCGCGCGGGCGGCGGCCGGCAAGGGGGTCGTGACGTCGGTGGAGCTGGACGACGACGACCGGGGGTGGGAGGCCGAGACGCGTGCCTCCGGTGGGGGTGAGCGGGACTGGCGGGTGGACTTGGGCAGCGGGAAGGTGACCGCCGACCGGGGCGACTCCGACGACGACTGA
- a CDS encoding MarR family winged helix-turn-helix transcriptional regulator: protein METETATRWLTNAEQCAWRTHLEVNRLLTYQLEKDLQPFGLTMNDYEILVNLSESEDRRLRMSDLAAATLQSKSRLSHQITRMENADLVRRENCESDRRGLYAVLTEHGMETMLKVAPHHVASVRRHFIDLLSPEALTELDKALKPIAEHLRGQRGRH, encoded by the coding sequence ATGGAGACCGAGACGGCCACTCGCTGGCTGACCAATGCGGAGCAGTGCGCCTGGCGCACCCACCTGGAGGTCAACAGGCTGTTGACGTACCAGCTCGAGAAGGATCTGCAGCCGTTCGGCCTGACAATGAACGACTACGAGATCCTGGTGAACCTGTCCGAGTCGGAGGACCGGCGGTTGCGGATGAGCGACCTCGCCGCCGCGACCCTGCAGTCCAAGAGCCGCCTCTCGCACCAGATCACCCGTATGGAGAACGCGGACCTGGTCCGGCGGGAGAACTGCGAGTCCGACCGCCGCGGGCTCTACGCGGTCCTCACCGAGCACGGCATGGAGACCATGCTGAAGGTCGCGCCCCACCATGTGGCGTCCGTACGGCGGCACTTCATCGACCTGCTCTCCCCCGAGGCGCTCACCGAACTCGACAAGGCCCTCAAGCCCATCGCCGAGCACCTGCGGGGCCAGCGGGGACGTCACTGA
- a CDS encoding MarR family winged helix-turn-helix transcriptional regulator: protein MSKPLSLSFDPIARADELWKQRWGSVPSMAAITSIMRAHQILLAEVDAVVKPYELTFARYEALVLLTFSKSGELPMSKIGERLMVHPTSVTNTVDRLVRSGLVAKRPNPNDGRGTLATITDKGREVVEAATRDLMAMDFGLGAYDAEECGELFAILRPLRLAAGDFEGE, encoded by the coding sequence GTGTCGAAGCCGCTCAGTCTCTCGTTCGATCCCATCGCCCGCGCCGACGAGCTCTGGAAGCAGCGCTGGGGCAGCGTGCCGTCGATGGCCGCGATCACCTCGATCATGCGGGCGCACCAGATCCTGCTGGCCGAGGTGGACGCGGTGGTGAAGCCGTACGAACTCACGTTCGCGCGGTACGAGGCGCTGGTGCTGCTGACCTTCTCCAAGTCCGGCGAGCTGCCGATGTCCAAGATCGGCGAGCGCCTGATGGTGCACCCCACGTCGGTGACGAACACCGTGGACCGCCTGGTCCGCTCCGGCCTGGTCGCCAAGCGCCCCAACCCCAACGACGGCCGCGGCACCCTCGCCACCATCACCGACAAGGGCCGCGAGGTGGTCGAGGCGGCCACCCGCGACCTGATGGCCATGGACTTCGGCCTGGGCGCGTACGACGCCGAGGAGTGCGGAGAACTCTTCGCGATCCTCCGCCCCCTGCGCCTGGCGGCGGGCGACTTCGAGGGGGAGTGA
- a CDS encoding MTH1187 family thiamine-binding protein codes for MIVAFSVTPLGVGEDVGEYVADAVRVVRESGLPNRTDAMFTSVEGEWDEVMDVVKRAVAAVEARAPRVSLVLKADIRPGVEDGLTSKVETVERHLARDDG; via the coding sequence GTGATCGTCGCCTTCTCGGTGACACCGCTGGGCGTCGGCGAGGACGTGGGGGAGTACGTCGCCGACGCCGTGCGGGTGGTCCGCGAGTCCGGCCTGCCGAACCGCACCGACGCGATGTTCACCTCGGTGGAGGGGGAGTGGGACGAGGTCATGGACGTGGTGAAGCGCGCCGTGGCCGCGGTGGAGGCACGCGCGCCGCGCGTCTCCCTGGTCCTGAAGGCCGACATCCGCCCGGGAGTGGAGGACGGTCTGACGTCCAAGGTGGAGACGGTGGAACGGCACCTGGCCCGCGACGACGGCTGA
- a CDS encoding DUF3817 domain-containing protein produces the protein MKKSVLTRYRVMAYITAVLLVLLTVGVIGKRLLGLDGFDSFVTVVGIAHGWLYVLYLIFAFDLGSKMKMPVGRQLWVLLAGTIPTAAFFVERRVTREAEPLIAKQADAAAATA, from the coding sequence ATGAAGAAGAGCGTCTTGACCCGCTACCGAGTGATGGCTTACATCACCGCAGTCCTGCTGGTTCTGCTGACCGTGGGCGTGATCGGCAAACGCCTCCTGGGCCTGGACGGATTCGACAGCTTCGTCACGGTGGTCGGAATCGCTCACGGCTGGCTGTACGTGCTGTACCTGATCTTCGCCTTCGACCTCGGCAGCAAGATGAAGATGCCGGTGGGGCGCCAGCTCTGGGTCCTGCTCGCCGGCACCATTCCGACGGCCGCCTTCTTCGTCGAGCGCCGGGTGACGCGCGAGGCCGAGCCGCTCATCGCGAAGCAGGCCGACGCGGCAGCCGCGACGGCCTGA
- a CDS encoding sensor histidine kinase — translation MSRLFGSVRARATLGATLVVAVALVAAGTAVVLSLRSNLTGEAGTQAERSARAVAAELAVRTPYDKLSGLDGDDGPVQIVDEDGRLVAASDDLERISGTATADVTPRPADPDGDDDDDDSDGDSDGDDSGDDSRGSDDSGESLEPGEIARETTFSNGSATIDGDAEDYRFAAVSVETHDRGRLTVHAGAPLAAEHSAVRTALTVMLIGFPLLLAVVAGVTWLVTGRALRPVEGIRREMAAITASEDLARRVPEPATHDEIARLARTTNETLAALEASVERQRSFVADASHELRSPIASLRTQLEVAAAHPELLDLEGAVEDTVRLQHLAADLLLLARLDAGERPAGARVDLAALAREEAAGRPGVTVDAEPAEVSGSRGQLGRVLANLLDNGRRHARERVTVTVRQEGGSAVLAVADDGEGVAEADRERIFERFVRLDAARSRDDGGAGLGLAIARDVAVRHGGTLTAGAAPAGGALFELRLPLAGRE, via the coding sequence GTGAGCCGGCTGTTCGGCTCGGTCCGCGCGCGGGCGACGCTCGGCGCCACCCTCGTGGTCGCGGTGGCCCTCGTCGCGGCCGGCACCGCCGTGGTGCTGTCGCTGCGCTCCAATCTGACCGGCGAGGCGGGCACCCAGGCGGAGCGTTCCGCGCGGGCGGTCGCCGCCGAACTCGCCGTGCGGACGCCGTACGACAAGCTGTCGGGGCTGGACGGCGACGACGGCCCGGTGCAGATCGTCGACGAGGACGGGCGGCTGGTCGCGGCCAGCGACGACCTGGAGCGGATCAGCGGCACGGCGACGGCCGACGTGACGCCGCGGCCGGCGGACCCGGACGGCGACGACGATGACGACGACTCGGACGGCGACTCGGACGGCGACGACTCCGGTGACGACTCGCGCGGCTCCGACGACTCCGGCGAGTCCCTCGAACCCGGCGAGATCGCCCGCGAGACCACCTTCAGCAACGGCTCCGCCACCATCGACGGCGACGCCGAGGACTACCGCTTCGCCGCCGTGAGCGTCGAGACCCACGACCGGGGCCGCCTCACCGTCCACGCGGGCGCCCCACTGGCCGCCGAGCACAGCGCCGTACGGACCGCGCTGACCGTGATGCTCATCGGCTTCCCGCTGCTCCTGGCGGTCGTCGCCGGCGTGACCTGGCTGGTCACCGGACGCGCCCTGCGCCCGGTGGAGGGCATCCGCCGCGAGATGGCCGCGATCACCGCCTCCGAGGACCTCGCCCGCCGCGTCCCCGAACCCGCCACGCACGACGAGATCGCCCGTCTCGCCCGCACCACCAACGAGACCCTCGCCGCGCTGGAGGCGTCCGTGGAGCGGCAGCGGAGCTTCGTCGCCGACGCCTCGCACGAGTTGCGCAGCCCGATCGCCTCCCTGCGGACGCAGTTGGAGGTGGCGGCCGCCCACCCCGAGCTGCTCGACCTGGAGGGCGCCGTCGAGGACACCGTGCGCCTCCAGCACCTCGCCGCCGACCTGCTGCTGCTCGCCCGCCTGGACGCGGGGGAGCGTCCCGCCGGCGCCCGGGTCGACCTGGCGGCGCTGGCCCGCGAGGAGGCCGCGGGACGTCCCGGGGTGACGGTGGACGCGGAGCCCGCAGAGGTGTCCGGCTCGCGGGGGCAGCTGGGGCGGGTGCTCGCCAACCTGCTGGACAACGGCCGGCGGCACGCCCGTGAGCGGGTGACGGTGACCGTGCGGCAGGAGGGCGGCTCGGCGGTGCTCGCGGTCGCCGACGACGGCGAAGGCGTGGCCGAGGCCGACCGGGAGCGGATCTTCGAGCGGTTCGTGCGGCTGGACGCCGCCCGCAGCCGCGACGACGGCGGCGCGGGACTGGGGCTCGCGATCGCGAGGGATGTCGCCGTACGGCACGGCGGGACGCTCACCGCGGGCGCGGCGCCGGCCGGCGGAGCCCTGTTCGAACTCCGCCTGCCGCTCGCCGGGCGGGAATGA
- a CDS encoding AIM24 family protein, whose amino-acid sequence MGFREINPKMIEATVEPGRRLFSQRGAMLAYKGEVSFTPNLRGGQGGVMSMIGRRVANEDTPLMTVEGSGTVLFGHGGHHIQVIDLSGDTLYVEADRLLAFEGTLEQGTVFLGSQGGVMGMVRGQVSGQGLFTTSLKGHGSVAVMAHGGVIEVPITPQRPVHVDPQAYVAHHGDVRNRLSTALGWRDMVGRGSGEAFQLELSGSGAVYVQASEEKL is encoded by the coding sequence ATGGGCTTCCGGGAGATCAACCCGAAGATGATCGAGGCGACCGTGGAACCGGGCCGGCGGCTGTTCAGCCAGCGCGGCGCGATGCTCGCGTACAAGGGGGAGGTGAGCTTCACCCCCAACCTGCGCGGCGGCCAGGGCGGGGTGATGTCGATGATCGGGCGGCGGGTCGCCAACGAGGACACGCCACTGATGACCGTCGAGGGGAGCGGGACCGTGCTGTTCGGGCACGGCGGCCACCACATCCAGGTGATCGACCTCTCCGGGGACACCCTCTACGTCGAGGCCGACCGGCTGCTCGCCTTCGAGGGCACCCTGGAGCAGGGCACGGTGTTCCTCGGCTCCCAGGGCGGGGTGATGGGCATGGTCCGGGGCCAGGTATCGGGGCAGGGGCTGTTCACCACGTCGCTGAAGGGGCACGGCTCGGTCGCCGTGATGGCCCACGGAGGGGTGATCGAGGTCCCGATCACCCCGCAGCGGCCGGTGCACGTCGACCCGCAGGCCTACGTCGCCCACCACGGCGACGTCCGCAACAGGCTGTCGACCGCCCTCGGCTGGCGGGACATGGTGGGCCGGGGCTCCGGCGAGGCCTTCCAGCTGGAGCTGAGCGGCAGCGGAGCCGTGTACGTCCAGGCGTCGGAGGAGAAGCTGTGA
- a CDS encoding AIM24 family protein — MFRLQSSKVLAVDMTGDAVKAKNGSMVAYDGEMAFKKLSGGGEGLRGMVTRRLTGEQMTLMEVKGHGTCFFADRASEINLVGLQGDKLFVESSNLLATDGGLRTGTSFTGLRGASQGNGLFTTTIEGHGQAAIMSDGPAVLLRVSPQYPLTVDPGAYVAHQGNLRQSFQSGVTFRTFVGEGGGEAFQIRFEGDGLVYVQPSERNTIAGDV; from the coding sequence ATGTTCCGACTTCAGAGCAGCAAGGTGCTCGCCGTCGACATGACCGGGGATGCCGTGAAGGCGAAGAACGGCTCGATGGTGGCGTACGACGGCGAGATGGCCTTCAAGAAGCTCAGTGGTGGCGGTGAGGGGCTACGGGGGATGGTGACCCGGCGGCTCACGGGTGAGCAGATGACGCTGATGGAGGTGAAAGGGCACGGGACCTGCTTCTTCGCGGACCGTGCCTCCGAGATCAATCTGGTGGGTCTGCAGGGGGACAAGCTGTTCGTGGAGTCGAGCAACCTGCTGGCGACCGACGGCGGGCTGCGCACCGGGACCAGTTTCACCGGCCTGCGAGGGGCCTCGCAGGGCAACGGGCTGTTCACGACCACGATCGAGGGGCACGGCCAGGCGGCGATCATGTCGGACGGGCCGGCCGTGCTGCTGCGGGTCAGCCCGCAGTACCCGCTGACGGTCGACCCCGGCGCCTATGTGGCCCACCAGGGGAACCTGCGGCAGTCGTTCCAGTCGGGTGTGACCTTCCGCACCTTCGTGGGAGAGGGCGGCGGCGAGGCCTTCCAGATCCGGTTCGAGGGCGACGGACTGGTCTACGTCCAGCCCAGTGAACGGAACACGATCGCGGGGGACGTGTGA
- a CDS encoding DUF3817 domain-containing protein: MDIKTASALRRLRLVSGPEAISFLLLLVCSVLKRTTDFNAVPVMGAVHGFLFVLYVLFWADAWNRAKWPLKTAAFYFLMSVLPTGGFFADRRLKREAEDAVIATRARNEGVVSA, from the coding sequence GTGGACATCAAGACCGCCTCCGCCCTCCGCCGCCTCCGCCTGGTCTCGGGCCCCGAAGCGATCTCGTTCCTGCTGCTGCTCGTCTGCTCCGTCCTGAAGCGCACCACGGACTTCAACGCCGTCCCGGTGATGGGCGCGGTCCACGGATTCCTCTTCGTCCTGTACGTGCTCTTCTGGGCCGACGCCTGGAACCGCGCCAAGTGGCCGCTGAAGACCGCCGCCTTCTACTTCCTGATGTCGGTCCTGCCGACCGGCGGCTTCTTCGCCGACCGCCGGCTCAAGCGCGAGGCCGAGGACGCGGTGATCGCCACCCGCGCCCGCAACGAGGGAGTGGTGAGCGCGTGA
- a CDS encoding AIM24 family protein — protein MSTYGTPGAGPAVFDPMTLPADDNVDHYTFCVELKGTQWFMQKGKMIAYYGSIDFNGVGHGRLDRLVRTSFHSPLHASDWVVAEGSGKMLLADRAFDVNSYDLEDGNLTIRSGNLLAFQPSLALKQSIVPGFLTLIGTGKFVAASNGPVVFMEPPIRVDPQALVGWADCPSPCHHYDHGYLTGVMGGLRAMTGLGGASGEEHQFEFVGAGTVLLQSSEALMAEQATGVPPHEPGVPGGGVPGGHGQGAGAPRLPGQLGDLQRRFGL, from the coding sequence GTGAGCACGTACGGAACCCCCGGCGCCGGGCCCGCGGTCTTCGACCCGATGACGCTGCCGGCCGACGACAACGTCGATCACTACACCTTCTGCGTGGAGCTCAAGGGCACCCAGTGGTTCATGCAGAAGGGGAAGATGATCGCCTACTACGGCTCGATCGACTTCAACGGCGTCGGACACGGGCGACTCGACCGACTCGTCCGCACGTCGTTCCATTCGCCACTGCACGCGAGCGACTGGGTCGTGGCGGAGGGCTCGGGCAAGATGCTCCTCGCCGACCGGGCCTTCGACGTCAATTCGTACGACCTCGAGGACGGCAACCTGACCATTCGCTCGGGCAATCTCCTCGCTTTTCAGCCAAGTCTCGCGCTCAAGCAGTCGATCGTGCCGGGCTTCCTGACGCTGATCGGAACCGGAAAGTTCGTGGCCGCGTCGAACGGTCCGGTGGTGTTCATGGAACCCCCCATCCGGGTGGACCCGCAGGCTCTGGTCGGCTGGGCGGACTGCCCGTCCCCGTGCCATCACTACGACCACGGCTACCTGACCGGTGTCATGGGCGGTCTACGTGCGATGACGGGTCTCGGCGGGGCCTCCGGCGAGGAGCACCAGTTCGAGTTCGTGGGGGCGGGCACGGTGCTGCTCCAGTCGTCCGAGGCGCTGATGGCGGAGCAGGCCACGGGGGTCCCTCCGCATGAGCCGGGGGTACCCGGGGGCGGTGTCCCGGGTGGCCACGGGCAGGGCGCGGGCGCACCGCGCCTTCCCGGACAGCTGGGCGACCTCCAGCGTCGCTTCGGGCTGTGA